The following are encoded in a window of Gramella sp. MT6 genomic DNA:
- a CDS encoding DegT/DnrJ/EryC1/StrS family aminotransferase → MSKEKIWLSSPHMGGNELKYIHNAFDQNWIAPLGPNVNGFENDIKSYLDPADSEGLEVAALSSGTAALHLSLIQLGVGPEDEVICQSMTFAASANPIMYLGAKPIFVDSERDTLNICSEQLEIAIKDRISKGKKPKAIIAVHLYGMPYKVDEIQSISEKYEIPIIEDSAEALGSKYKNRNCGTLGDFSILSFNGNKIITTSGGGALVTRSIEEKQRTVFLATQARDDAPHYQHSEIGYNYRLSNISAGIGRGQMEVLDKRVEARRDMFQFYVNLFLSETGVKVHKEPSDDFFSNHWLTVIEVDEDETNGISREDLRKCLEEENIESRPLWKPMHMQPVFQQYPFYGTGVAENLFKNGLCLPSGSNLTDNDRDRLKMAILNCLKK, encoded by the coding sequence ATGAGTAAAGAAAAGATCTGGCTTTCTTCGCCGCATATGGGGGGCAATGAGCTAAAATACATTCATAATGCATTTGATCAGAATTGGATAGCCCCTCTTGGACCCAATGTAAATGGTTTTGAAAATGATATCAAAAGTTATCTCGACCCTGCTGATTCAGAAGGACTTGAAGTGGCTGCTTTGAGTTCAGGAACTGCTGCCCTTCATTTATCTCTAATCCAATTAGGCGTTGGGCCCGAAGATGAAGTAATTTGTCAAAGTATGACTTTTGCAGCTTCTGCGAACCCCATAATGTACCTGGGAGCCAAACCGATTTTTGTAGATAGTGAAAGAGATACATTAAATATCTGTTCGGAGCAACTGGAAATTGCTATTAAAGATAGAATTTCAAAAGGGAAAAAGCCTAAGGCTATTATTGCAGTTCATTTATATGGAATGCCATATAAGGTAGATGAAATTCAAAGTATTTCTGAAAAGTATGAGATTCCTATTATTGAAGATAGCGCTGAAGCTTTAGGTTCGAAATATAAGAATAGAAATTGTGGAACCTTAGGTGATTTTTCTATTCTTTCCTTCAATGGAAATAAAATCATAACTACTTCTGGAGGTGGAGCCTTAGTCACTAGGTCGATCGAAGAAAAACAAAGGACAGTTTTTCTGGCAACTCAGGCCAGAGATGATGCTCCACATTACCAGCATAGTGAAATAGGATATAATTATAGATTAAGCAATATTTCAGCCGGTATAGGACGAGGGCAAATGGAGGTTTTGGATAAAAGGGTGGAAGCCAGGCGGGATATGTTTCAATTTTACGTAAATTTATTCCTTTCTGAAACAGGGGTGAAGGTACACAAAGAACCTTCTGATGATTTTTTTAGTAATCATTGGCTAACCGTGATTGAAGTTGACGAGGACGAAACAAATGGGATTAGTAGAGAAGACCTGAGAAAATGCCTGGAAGAGGAAAATATTGAAAGTCGGCCACTATGGAAACCAATGCATATGCAACCAGTTTTCCAACAATATCCATTTTATGGAACAGGAGTTGCCGAAAATTTATTTAAAAATGGTTTATGTTTGCCGAGTGGATCTAATCTAACTGATAATGATAGAGATAGATTGAAAATGGCAATTTTAAATTGTTTGAAAAAATAG
- a CDS encoding nucleoside-diphosphate sugar epimerase/dehydratase, producing the protein MGRFDKALKNILSGPDNALDIRNLKYLPRWAVLMIDIGLVTISTVLTIFILIDLSPFQYTLLSFFEKTLLVVGVNIFFFYIFKTYAGIIRYSSNVDALKLLLATVGVFLSLLLINYATYFLIGEKIFLVGGLLINLWISFSLLFLFRLSVKQAYEYFKVVQKNEALIKAVILGVDENAISIAGALDIEHPKRFKIVGFLSERNGTGRKSLRILDKPVLHHSQKIHEEVHFLGADAIIFSENSFTAEEKFQLVEECLEHDIAVYNAPLVSSWDDNQPIAKNIKTLQIEDLLEREPIQLEVQNKIDQLTGKTILVTGAAGSIGSEIVRQVSEYNPKKLIILDQAETPLHNLQLEIESMFPDLNFQVIICDVGNQKRLELMFQNQEIDVVYHAAAYKHVPLMESNPHEAVFVNIHGTKNLADLAVKYKVGHFVMVSTDKAVNPSNVMGASKRAAEMYVQSLYHEQLNHSGHRTKFITTRFGNVLGSNGSVVPLFKKQIEQGGPVTITHPDIIRYFMTIPEACQLVLEAGAMGKGGEIFVFDMGEPVKIMDLAIKMIKLAGYQPNKNIKVRITGLRPGEKLYEELLNDECKTLPTHHKKIMIGQEVVRNYEMINQKIIKIIKSANKLKNDKVVAKLKDLIPEFKSNNSSYERLDNIAELKKD; encoded by the coding sequence ATGGGTAGATTCGATAAAGCCCTCAAAAACATTCTTTCTGGTCCCGATAATGCTTTAGATATTAGAAATCTGAAATATCTTCCTCGTTGGGCTGTTTTGATGATTGATATAGGTCTGGTTACAATTTCAACCGTTTTAACGATTTTTATTTTAATTGATCTATCACCATTCCAATACACATTACTTAGTTTTTTCGAAAAAACTTTGCTTGTTGTCGGTGTAAATATTTTCTTTTTCTATATTTTCAAAACTTACGCGGGGATTATACGATATTCTTCCAACGTCGATGCCTTAAAGCTTTTATTGGCCACAGTTGGTGTATTTTTGAGTCTTTTATTAATAAATTATGCTACTTATTTTTTAATTGGGGAGAAGATTTTCCTAGTCGGTGGCCTACTTATAAACTTATGGATTTCTTTTTCCTTACTTTTTCTTTTTAGATTAAGTGTTAAACAAGCTTACGAGTATTTCAAAGTTGTTCAAAAGAATGAAGCTTTAATTAAAGCCGTAATTCTAGGTGTGGATGAAAACGCGATATCTATTGCAGGTGCATTAGACATAGAACATCCAAAAAGATTTAAAATAGTCGGTTTTCTATCTGAAAGAAATGGCACGGGAAGGAAAAGCCTTCGGATTTTGGATAAACCAGTACTTCACCATTCACAAAAAATACATGAAGAGGTTCATTTTTTAGGCGCTGATGCAATAATTTTTTCCGAAAACTCCTTTACAGCGGAAGAAAAATTTCAGTTAGTAGAAGAATGTCTAGAACATGACATAGCAGTCTATAATGCGCCTTTAGTTTCTTCCTGGGATGATAATCAGCCTATTGCTAAGAACATCAAAACCTTACAAATTGAAGATCTTTTGGAACGTGAACCTATTCAACTTGAGGTACAAAATAAGATCGATCAATTAACCGGCAAAACTATTTTAGTGACCGGTGCAGCTGGTTCCATTGGGAGTGAGATCGTAAGGCAGGTTTCAGAGTATAATCCAAAAAAATTGATTATTCTGGACCAAGCTGAAACGCCGCTTCATAATTTGCAATTGGAAATTGAATCAATGTTTCCAGATCTTAATTTTCAGGTTATTATTTGCGATGTTGGGAATCAGAAGAGGCTAGAATTGATGTTCCAGAATCAAGAAATTGACGTAGTATATCACGCAGCAGCTTATAAACATGTTCCTTTGATGGAAAGTAATCCTCATGAAGCTGTTTTTGTTAATATTCACGGAACTAAAAATTTGGCCGATCTAGCAGTTAAATATAAAGTAGGCCATTTTGTTATGGTTTCTACGGATAAGGCTGTGAATCCGAGTAATGTAATGGGGGCCTCGAAGCGAGCTGCAGAAATGTATGTTCAATCCTTATATCACGAGCAACTAAACCATTCCGGTCATAGAACAAAATTTATTACCACAAGATTTGGGAATGTATTAGGGTCCAATGGTTCTGTAGTGCCTTTGTTCAAGAAACAGATAGAGCAGGGTGGACCGGTGACCATTACACATCCTGATATTATTAGATATTTCATGACAATTCCTGAGGCATGTCAGCTAGTTTTAGAAGCAGGTGCTATGGGGAAAGGTGGAGAAATTTTCGTTTTCGATATGGGAGAGCCTGTGAAGATTATGGATTTGGCGATAAAAATGATTAAACTTGCCGGATATCAACCCAATAAGAATATAAAAGTTAGAATAACCGGTTTAAGACCAGGTGAAAAGCTGTATGAAGAGTTGCTAAACGATGAATGCAAGACTTTACCGACGCATCATAAAAAAATAATGATTGGGCAGGAAGTGGTACGAAATTACGAGATGATCAATCAGAAGATTATTAAGATCATTAAATCTGCCAATAAGTTAAAAAATGATAAGGTTGTTGCAAAATTAAAAGATCTAATTCCGGAATTTAAGAGTAATAATTCATCCTATGAAAGACTCGATAATATTGCAGAACTTAAAAAAGATTAA
- a CDS encoding polysaccharide biosynthesis/export family protein, with amino-acid sequence MNNIFRLIILTLLLNSCATKKEVVYFYEGKDTLEGQQNLLNYEPKIEKNDVLRINVSSSSINEEIVQPFQMKTGGQQSGGGGNQSLALTGYLVSPDGMINFPVLGQIQVEGLTRTEIQKKLEEKIEVYVKDPIVDVRIVNFSVTVLGEVSNPGRVEIQDGRVSMPELIAMAGDITYDGRRENITIIREIDGVKKIGTIDMTQTDLFSSPYFYLKQNDIVYVEPSYRAVKSAGFFTSYQGIISLGTTIIGIYVLINSFN; translated from the coding sequence ATGAATAATATATTCAGGTTAATAATTTTGACCTTACTTCTAAATAGCTGTGCAACAAAAAAGGAAGTTGTCTATTTCTATGAAGGAAAAGATACTTTGGAAGGGCAGCAAAACCTTTTAAATTATGAACCTAAAATTGAGAAGAATGATGTTCTTAGGATTAATGTGTCCTCCTCTTCAATAAATGAGGAAATCGTACAACCTTTTCAAATGAAGACAGGTGGGCAGCAATCGGGTGGTGGGGGTAACCAAAGTCTGGCATTGACCGGCTATCTGGTTAGCCCAGATGGAATGATTAATTTTCCAGTTTTAGGACAAATTCAAGTAGAAGGATTAACCAGAACAGAAATCCAAAAAAAATTAGAAGAGAAAATCGAAGTGTATGTTAAAGATCCAATTGTTGACGTACGTATAGTAAATTTTAGCGTAACTGTTTTAGGTGAGGTAAGTAATCCGGGTAGAGTTGAGATTCAGGATGGTAGAGTTTCTATGCCAGAATTAATAGCTATGGCAGGGGATATTACATACGATGGAAGACGAGAAAATATTACCATTATACGAGAAATAGATGGCGTCAAAAAGATAGGGACGATTGATATGACCCAGACTGATCTTTTTTCTAGTCCTTATTTTTATTTAAAACAGAATGATATTGTATATGTAGAACCTAGTTATCGTGCTGTAAAATCAGCTGGGTTTTTTACAAGTTATCAAGGAATCATTTCATTAGGAACAACAATTATTGGAATTTACGTGCTAATAAATAGCTTCAATTAA
- a CDS encoding tyrosine-protein kinase family protein: MEELTEFSEDNNESNFDLKAEIYKYLIYWKWILFGFLLGGLLAYLYNRYTIPKYRTWATMIMVDDQEKNAMNALPSGGGTILSLQDDGLQSQVEKLKSKQLVSRVIDELDLNKSYYIEGNVIAVEAYKSSPLELEFISPDSIVNNSNLNIFITPTSETEFTLQSSNSDYSRIHKIGDIINLSNLDFTVLPKSGNSQDSFKNSKTVNFILEPVRETANRYIQNLWITPKGQAKDILELSIVNESSSKSEDFLNNLMERFNEEGVANKQEVAENTTAFIQERLEMITNELDSVEIGIAEFKRENRIMSVESGAAEFQSKFSAAEQQIFDLETQLELLQSIENLLKKQGQYDFLPEVGISEGGISGLINTYNALVMERNMYLKGSTVSNPVVVALSDQLDGLRSNLYENIESTRQSIKVRLNELSSRENNAQGRFSTFPGLEKGMRNIERQQQIKEQLYLFLLQRREEAAISYAATASVARVVDSAFTLDNPVDPAPWLILVGGFLIGLIVPIAIIFIKNLLDTKVHHKGDLQPLIKSVPFIGEVPRIGADQNDVIHLNDRSPLAESFRILRTNLAYLIQNKDKDRGDVIFVTSTVKGEGKTFISYNLSRTLASTGKSVLLVGADIRNPKLHRYTESTAGSKEKGLSDFLYDFDVNPDDIISKTNDDNISVDIILSGPIPPNPAELLMNDRMEDLIQEARTKYDYIIVDTAPAMIVTDTLLISQLADYTLYVTRADFTEKNLLEFPKDLKKQGKLKGLAVILNDVDYSKFSYGAQYGYSYGYGYGYGVDKESRWKRLKRRLST, from the coding sequence ATGGAAGAACTTACTGAATTTTCAGAGGATAATAATGAATCAAATTTTGATCTAAAGGCAGAGATCTATAAATATTTGATTTATTGGAAGTGGATTCTTTTTGGGTTTTTATTGGGGGGGTTGCTGGCTTATTTATACAATAGATACACGATTCCTAAATATAGAACCTGGGCTACAATGATAATGGTTGATGATCAGGAAAAGAACGCAATGAATGCCTTGCCTTCTGGAGGAGGTACAATTTTATCACTTCAGGATGATGGTTTACAGAGCCAAGTAGAAAAACTTAAATCCAAGCAATTAGTCTCAAGGGTTATTGATGAATTGGATCTGAACAAATCCTATTACATAGAAGGGAACGTTATTGCTGTAGAAGCCTATAAATCGAGCCCATTAGAGTTGGAATTCATTTCTCCCGATTCTATTGTGAATAATTCAAATTTGAATATTTTCATTACTCCAACTTCTGAAACAGAATTTACCTTGCAATCAAGTAATTCTGACTATAGTAGAATCCATAAAATTGGAGACATCATTAATTTGAGCAATTTGGATTTTACTGTTCTTCCTAAATCTGGGAATTCTCAAGATTCTTTTAAAAATTCAAAAACTGTAAATTTTATTTTAGAACCAGTAAGGGAGACTGCCAACAGGTATATTCAAAATTTGTGGATTACACCTAAAGGTCAGGCAAAAGATATTCTGGAACTTTCTATTGTAAATGAATCAAGCTCTAAATCAGAGGATTTTCTTAATAACTTGATGGAGAGATTTAATGAGGAGGGAGTAGCGAATAAGCAGGAGGTGGCAGAGAATACTACAGCTTTTATTCAGGAAAGGCTAGAAATGATAACAAATGAATTGGACTCTGTGGAAATTGGTATTGCAGAATTCAAACGTGAAAATAGGATAATGAGCGTAGAATCTGGAGCGGCAGAATTTCAATCCAAATTTTCAGCTGCCGAACAACAGATTTTTGACCTAGAAACTCAGTTAGAATTATTACAATCAATAGAAAATCTTTTAAAAAAACAAGGGCAGTATGATTTTCTTCCCGAAGTCGGAATTAGCGAAGGTGGTATTTCTGGATTAATTAACACTTATAATGCATTGGTTATGGAGCGTAATATGTATTTAAAAGGATCAACAGTTAGTAATCCCGTCGTAGTAGCCTTATCAGATCAATTAGATGGGTTAAGGTCAAATTTATATGAGAATATCGAAAGTACTAGGCAGTCCATTAAAGTTCGATTGAATGAATTGAGTTCCAGAGAAAATAATGCTCAAGGACGATTTAGCACCTTTCCTGGATTGGAAAAGGGTATGCGAAATATTGAAAGGCAACAACAAATTAAGGAGCAGCTTTATTTATTCTTATTACAAAGAAGAGAGGAAGCAGCTATTTCCTATGCTGCAACGGCCTCCGTTGCAAGAGTTGTGGACTCTGCCTTTACTTTGGATAATCCTGTAGATCCAGCTCCCTGGTTGATCTTAGTCGGAGGTTTCCTTATTGGTCTAATCGTACCAATAGCAATTATATTCATTAAAAATTTATTAGATACAAAGGTTCACCACAAAGGTGATTTACAACCTTTAATTAAATCAGTACCATTTATTGGGGAAGTACCTAGAATAGGAGCAGATCAAAACGATGTGATACATTTAAATGATAGATCCCCACTTGCAGAATCATTCAGAATATTGCGGACTAATCTTGCCTATCTAATTCAAAATAAGGATAAAGATCGTGGTGATGTAATTTTTGTAACCTCTACTGTTAAAGGAGAGGGAAAAACTTTTATCTCCTATAACCTCTCAAGGACTTTAGCTAGTACCGGAAAATCTGTTTTACTTGTAGGTGCGGACATAAGAAATCCAAAACTTCACCGTTATACTGAATCCACTGCCGGATCAAAAGAGAAAGGCTTATCAGATTTTCTTTATGATTTTGATGTGAATCCTGATGATATTATATCTAAAACAAATGACGATAATATTTCAGTAGATATTATACTTTCAGGACCAATACCTCCTAACCCTGCTGAATTATTAATGAATGACAGGATGGAGGACCTAATTCAGGAGGCAAGGACTAAATATGATTATATAATTGTAGATACAGCTCCCGCAATGATTGTTACCGACACCCTTCTTATTAGTCAGCTTGCCGATTATACTCTATATGTAACCAGAGCAGATTTCACTGAGAAGAATCTTCTAGAATTTCCGAAGGATCTTAAAAAGCAAGGAAAGCTTAAAGGACTTGCGGTTATTCTTAATGATGTGGATTACTCTAAGTTTTCCTATGGTGCTCAGTATGGATACTCCTACGGATATGGATATGGTTACGGTGTGGATAAAGAAAGTAGATGGAAACGACTAAAAAGAAGATTATCTACTTAA
- a CDS encoding CpsB/CapC family capsule biosynthesis tyrosine phosphatase, giving the protein MFSIFKKKIYLIDQIGGITDFHNHILPGIDDGAKTIEESHELIEAFKNFGIKNFVATPHVIGEYYPNTPETISQAYNKVKGNLDAKVELNYAAEYMMDQNFIDIIETKDILSIVENKVLIEMSYFQPPLNLNEILFKLQNNSYSPILAHPERYAFYHSKDLKKYKELKSRGCDFQLNMLSLSGHYGLGIQKTAFQLIENNLIDFICSDAHKIEHIEKIKEIKISKKHLPYIEKIIDRNKKLFT; this is encoded by the coding sequence ATGTTTTCAATATTTAAAAAGAAAATCTATTTAATAGATCAAATTGGAGGAATAACAGATTTTCATAATCATATATTACCTGGAATTGATGATGGTGCAAAAACTATTGAAGAATCTCATGAATTAATCGAAGCATTCAAAAATTTTGGAATCAAAAATTTTGTCGCTACCCCCCATGTGATTGGAGAATATTATCCTAATACTCCGGAAACGATTTCCCAAGCTTACAATAAAGTAAAAGGCAATTTAGATGCGAAAGTGGAATTGAACTATGCCGCAGAGTATATGATGGATCAAAATTTTATAGATATAATTGAGACAAAAGATATCCTAAGCATAGTTGAAAATAAAGTTTTGATAGAAATGTCCTATTTTCAACCTCCTTTAAATTTGAACGAAATTTTATTTAAGCTACAAAACAATTCATACTCTCCAATTTTGGCTCATCCTGAGAGGTATGCTTTCTACCATTCGAAAGACCTGAAAAAATATAAAGAACTCAAATCACGTGGATGTGATTTTCAACTCAATATGCTTTCGCTTTCGGGACATTACGGATTAGGTATTCAAAAAACGGCATTTCAACTTATAGAAAACAATTTGATCGATTTCATTTGCAGTGATGCACATAAAATTGAGCATATTGAAAAGATTAAGGAAATTAAAATTTCAAAGAAGCATTTGCCGTATATTGAAAAAATAATTGATAGAAATAAGAAGTTATTTACTTAG
- a CDS encoding capsule assembly Wzi family protein → MRLTILITFLLSFGFTSYSQIHYQVKFDGQGQLFTGEESPFWMHTNYRGRLDEKSHLFGLFSSNLTMDLTTDSYAEFGIGAFYKDGYNDGVKLDELYFNYVSPKFGVVIGKKQRDDLFQGLSATNENILWSLNAAPMPGIRFFTRDPLFIFKENHGLGVMASLEEYLMDDDRYIEDTRVHHKSLHLVYRSENNFQIDMGVQHFVQWAGYSEEFGQLPNSWEDYFRIFTGMASENDVGNGQEVNALGNQIGSYEIKIKTKIRDVDFQFIYNHIYEDASGMKGGNFPDGRYAVYFDDNRDTFWGTSWLKAFMYEFYYTKNQSRTRKSSEEDGADNYFNNNLYRSGWTYNNQVLGMPFILLNDNRFRIGTNITTVHHFGLKGKAFEKYPYRFLLSYRKNYGVKDSFFSEKREVLSTLVELDLVNDSYNLKAQFGADISSYEDANFGVGINFSKTIF, encoded by the coding sequence ATGAGATTAACTATTTTAATTACTTTTTTACTTTCTTTCGGCTTCACTTCTTATAGCCAAATTCATTACCAGGTTAAATTTGACGGTCAGGGACAATTATTCACAGGTGAAGAATCTCCATTCTGGATGCATACCAATTATAGAGGTAGACTTGATGAAAAATCCCATTTATTCGGTTTGTTTTCTTCGAATTTAACCATGGACCTTACTACTGATAGTTATGCCGAATTTGGTATCGGCGCATTCTATAAAGATGGATATAACGATGGCGTTAAACTTGACGAGCTGTATTTCAATTATGTTTCTCCAAAATTTGGTGTGGTAATAGGTAAGAAACAAAGAGATGATCTATTTCAAGGCCTTAGTGCAACTAATGAAAATATTCTATGGTCACTTAATGCCGCTCCAATGCCTGGAATCAGGTTTTTCACCAGAGATCCACTTTTCATCTTTAAAGAAAACCATGGATTAGGGGTTATGGCAAGCCTGGAGGAGTACTTAATGGATGATGACCGCTACATTGAAGATACGCGTGTTCATCATAAGAGTCTGCATTTGGTTTATAGAAGTGAAAATAATTTTCAGATCGATATGGGGGTGCAGCATTTTGTGCAATGGGCAGGTTATTCAGAAGAGTTTGGTCAACTTCCCAATTCCTGGGAGGATTATTTTAGAATTTTTACCGGTATGGCGAGTGAAAATGATGTTGGAAATGGTCAGGAAGTAAACGCCCTTGGAAATCAGATAGGGAGTTATGAAATTAAAATAAAAACCAAAATCCGGGATGTAGATTTTCAATTCATATATAATCATATTTATGAAGATGCTTCAGGAATGAAAGGTGGGAATTTCCCTGATGGGCGATATGCTGTATATTTTGATGACAACCGTGATACCTTTTGGGGGACTTCATGGCTAAAGGCTTTTATGTATGAATTTTATTATACTAAAAACCAGAGTAGAACCAGGAAAAGTTCGGAGGAAGATGGAGCAGATAATTACTTCAATAATAATTTATATCGATCTGGATGGACCTATAATAATCAAGTTCTGGGAATGCCCTTTATTTTGTTAAATGATAATCGGTTTAGAATTGGCACCAATATTACTACAGTTCATCATTTTGGTCTAAAGGGTAAAGCTTTTGAGAAGTACCCTTATCGTTTTCTTTTAAGTTACAGAAAGAACTATGGAGTAAAAGATTCTTTTTTCTCTGAAAAGAGAGAGGTTCTATCAACGCTGGTCGAATTGGACCTGGTGAATGATAGTTATAATCTCAAAGCACAATTTGGAGCCGATATCAGTTCCTACGAGGATGCTAATTTTGGAGTAGGAATAAATTTCTCGAAAACAATTTTTTAG